From one Longimicrobium sp. genomic stretch:
- a CDS encoding YihY/virulence factor BrkB family protein: MSPPTAERRRWTRRVNVPRAAVAALARVTRGGGDFVAHLYRKAGEDEIFFLAGGIAFDVVFGAIPFLLMLVGIFGIVLNRIVDDPRKAAVDYVVTILPPTESVVNRTYQIIDAVLAGRTSFGVIGLVLFLWSSTRLIATLRTSLKEIFDLPEERGIVEGKVFDLQMVLVAGTLFVANTGITVILTAAQEMGVRLIGSRWLDVQTVQLVWARLLAFLFIFLMFLLIYRYLPKRRTPWRMAIVAAVFTSLAWELLKGLFATYVLHSTGWTTVYGALVTPIILVLWIYYSAVVFILGGEIAHVYDLMRKRRMQRELLE; the protein is encoded by the coding sequence ATGTCTCCGCCGACCGCCGAGCGCAGGCGCTGGACGCGCCGGGTGAACGTGCCGAGGGCCGCCGTGGCGGCCCTCGCGCGCGTCACGCGCGGCGGAGGAGACTTCGTCGCGCACCTGTACCGCAAGGCCGGCGAGGACGAGATCTTTTTCCTGGCCGGGGGGATCGCTTTCGACGTGGTGTTCGGGGCCATCCCCTTCCTGCTGATGCTGGTGGGGATCTTCGGCATCGTCCTGAACCGCATCGTCGACGATCCGCGCAAGGCGGCGGTCGACTACGTCGTCACCATCCTCCCCCCCACCGAGTCGGTCGTCAACCGCACCTACCAGATCATCGACGCGGTGCTGGCGGGGCGCACCAGCTTCGGCGTGATCGGCCTGGTGCTCTTCCTGTGGAGCAGCACGCGGCTGATCGCCACGCTCCGGACCTCGCTGAAGGAGATCTTCGACCTTCCCGAGGAGCGGGGGATCGTGGAGGGGAAGGTGTTCGACCTGCAGATGGTGCTGGTGGCGGGAACGCTGTTCGTGGCCAACACGGGGATCACCGTGATCCTCACCGCCGCGCAGGAGATGGGGGTGCGGCTGATCGGGAGCCGGTGGCTGGACGTGCAGACGGTGCAGCTGGTGTGGGCGCGGTTGCTGGCGTTCCTGTTCATCTTCCTGATGTTCCTGCTGATCTACCGCTACCTTCCCAAGCGGCGCACGCCCTGGCGGATGGCGATCGTGGCGGCGGTGTTCACCTCGCTGGCGTGGGAGCTGCTCAAGGGGCTGTTCGCTACCTACGTGCTGCATTCCACGGGGTGGACCACGGTGTACGGCGCGCTGGTGACGCCGATTATCCTGGTGCTGTGGATCTACTACTCGGCCGTGGTGTTCATCCTGGGCGGCGAGATCGCCCACGTGTACGACCTGATGCGCAAGCGGCGGATGCAGCGCGAGCTGCTGGAATGA
- a CDS encoding YtxH domain-containing protein — protein MADYDDLPTFVIETRGGGSGAGTFLLGALVGAAVALLLAPRSGAETQAEIVGAARRLRDDVEGRVTGVRDRVADRVEATRGRVGGAFESVRGEVETRVHQARSALEVGRSAARDARGELQRRVDDAKRAYRTRRDGDGADDGDAEASEASSSAAGGEVVITEVTTEEDRGDLA, from the coding sequence ATGGCGGACTACGACGACCTGCCGACCTTCGTGATCGAGACGCGCGGCGGCGGGAGTGGCGCCGGCACCTTCCTGCTGGGCGCGCTGGTGGGCGCCGCGGTGGCGCTGCTGCTGGCCCCGCGCTCGGGCGCCGAGACGCAGGCCGAGATCGTGGGCGCCGCGCGGCGCCTGCGCGACGACGTGGAGGGGCGGGTGACCGGCGTGCGCGACCGCGTGGCCGACCGCGTGGAGGCCACCCGCGGCCGCGTGGGCGGGGCCTTCGAGTCCGTGCGCGGCGAGGTGGAGACGCGCGTGCACCAGGCCCGCAGCGCGCTGGAGGTGGGGCGCAGCGCCGCCCGCGACGCGCGCGGCGAGCTGCAGCGCCGCGTGGACGACGCCAAGCGCGCCTACCGCACCCGCCGCGACGGCGATGGCGCGGACGACGGGGATGCGGAGGCGTCCGAGGCGTCGTCGTCCGCCGCTGGCGGCGAGGTCGTGATCACCGAGGTCACCACCGAGGAGGACCGCGGCGACCTGGCCTGA
- a CDS encoding response regulator yields MAAQRILVIEDEPGAREALESLLSEEGYTVASAENGEAGLRRLSEFRPDTVVCDFYLPDTDGLQILRRVRSQAPHPVTFIVITGACGGDGVERLLQREADFFLQKPVDLKRLRHALERHDGPGAHAAAAAQG; encoded by the coding sequence ATGGCTGCACAACGTATTCTGGTCATCGAAGACGAGCCGGGTGCGCGGGAGGCACTGGAAAGCCTGCTGTCCGAAGAGGGCTACACGGTGGCGTCGGCCGAGAACGGCGAGGCGGGGCTCCGGCGGCTCAGCGAGTTCCGCCCCGACACCGTGGTCTGCGACTTCTACCTTCCCGACACCGACGGCCTGCAGATCCTGCGCAGGGTGCGCTCGCAGGCGCCGCACCCGGTCACCTTCATCGTGATCACCGGCGCGTGCGGGGGCGACGGCGTGGAGCGGCTGCTGCAGCGCGAGGCCGACTTCTTCCTGCAGAAGCCCGTCGATCTCAAGCGCCTGCGGCACGCGCTGGAGCGCCACGACGGACCCGGCGCCCACGCCGCGGCGGCCGCGCAGGGCTGA